One Octopus sinensis linkage group LG11, ASM634580v1, whole genome shotgun sequence genomic window carries:
- the LOC115217395 gene encoding small nuclear ribonucleoprotein Sm D2 — translation MSALLQKPKSEMTPEELAQREQEEFNTGPLSVLTQSVKNNTQVLINCRNNKKLLARVKAFDRHCNMVLENVKEMWTEVPKTGKGKKKSKPVNKDRYISKMFLRGDSVILVLRNPLAGPK, via the exons atgtc TGCCCTACTTCAGAAACCCAAAAGTGAGATGACACCTGAGGAATTGGCTCAGCGCGAACAAGAAGAATTCAATACTGGTCCACTCTCTGTTCTTACGCAATCCGTCAAGAATAACACACAAGTCCTGATCAACTGccgaaacaataaaaaattattgGCTCGTGTCAAGGCATTTGATAG aCATTGCAATATGGTCTTAGAGAATGTAAAGGAAATGTGGACAGAAGTACCAAAGACGGGTAAAGGCAAAAAGAAGTCAAAACCCGTTAACAAAGATCGGTATATTTCCAAAATGTTTTTGCGTGGAGATTCTGTTATATTAGTGCTGAGAAATCCTCTTGCTGGACCTAAATAg